A part of Pseudoliparis swirei isolate HS2019 ecotype Mariana Trench chromosome 8, NWPU_hadal_v1, whole genome shotgun sequence genomic DNA contains:
- the amy2a gene encoding pancreatic alpha-amylase, giving the protein MKLLVLLSLFGLGLAQHNPNIKHSRTSIVHLFEWRWADIAAECERFLGPNGFGGVQISPPNEHIVLDSPWRPWWQRYQPVGYNLCSRSGNESELSDMITRCNDVGVNIYVDAVINHMCGTGGGEGTHSSCGSWFSAARKDFPSIPFTQSDFNDHKCRTGSGNIENYGDANQVRDCRLVSLLDLALEKDYVRDKVADFMNKLIDMGVAGFRVDACKHMWPGDLSAVYGRLHSLNTKWFSGGSRPFIFQEVIDLGGEPITSKEYFHLGRVTEFKYGAKLGAIFRKWNGEKLSYTKNWGEGWGFMPNGNALVFVDNHDNQRGHGAGGAAIATFWDSRLHKMAVGYMLAHPYGVTRVMSSFRWNRHIVNGKDQNDWEGPPSHGDGSTKSVPINADQTCGDGWVCEHRWRQIKNMVIFSNVVNGQPHSNWWDNQGNQVAFGRGNRGFIVFNNDDWDLDVTLNTGMPGGTYCDVISGQKEGSGCTGKQIHVGGDGRAHFKISNRDDDPFVAIHADSKL; this is encoded by the exons ATGAAGTTGTTGGTTCTGTTGTCACTGTTTGGGCTCGGCCTCGCACAGCACAATCCAAACATCAAGCATAGCAGGACTTCCATTGTGCACCTGTTTGAGTGGCGCTGGGCAGACATCGCTGCAGAGTGTGAGCGCTTCTTGGGTCCTAATGGCTTTGGTGGCGTTCAG ATTTCCCCTCCAAATGAGCACATCGTGCTGGATAGTCCCTGGAGGCCCTGGTGGCAGAGATACCAGCCAGTCGGCTACAACCTGTGCTCCCGATCAGGCAATGAGAGCGAGCTGAGCGACATGATCACCAGATGCAACGACGTCGGG GTCAATATCTATGTGGACGCAGTCATCAACCACATGTGCGGCACCGGCGGTGGAGAGGGAACCCACTCTTCATGTGGAAGCTGGTTCAGTGCTGCCAGAAAGGACTTCCCCAGTATCCCCTTTACCCAGTCTGACTTCAATGACCACAAATGCAGGACTGGCAGTGGCAATATTGAGAACTATGGTGATGCCAATCAG GTGCGTGACTGTCGTCTGGTTAGTCTATTGGACCTCGCCTTGGAGAAAGATTATGTCAGGGACAAGGTGGCCGACTTCATGAACAAGCTGATTGACATGGGTGTGGCTGGATTCAGAGTGGATGCCTGCAAGCACATGTGGCCAGGTGACCTGTCTGCTGTTTACGGTCGTCTGCACAGCCTCAACACCAAGTGGTTCTCTGGTGGCTCCAGACCCTTCATCTTCCAAGAG GTTATTGATTTGGGAGGAGAGCCAATCACGTCAAAAGAGTACTTCCATCTTGGAAGAGTGACTGAGTTCAAGTATGGAGCCAAACTGGGAGCTATCTTCAGAAAGTGGAATGGCGAGAAGCTGTCTTACACCAA GAACTGGGGAGAGGGATGGGGTTTCATGCCCAACGGCAATGCTCTCGTCTTCGTTGACAACCACGACAACCAGAGAGGCCATGGTGCTGGTGGTGCAGCTATCGCTACCTTCTGGGACTCCAGGCTCCACAAGATGGCAGTCGGCTACATGCTGGCCCACCCTTACGGTGTAACCAGGGTGATGTCTAGCTTCCGCTGGAACCGCCACATTGTCAATGGAAAG gatCAGAATGACTGGGAGGGGCCCCCTAGCCATGGTGATGGATCCACCAAGTCTGTTCCCATCAACGCTGACCAGACTTGTGGAGATGGATGGGTGTGTGAGCACAGATGGCGTCAGATCAA GAACATGGTTATTTTCAGCAACGTGGTCAATGGACAGCCTCATTCCAACTGGTGGGACAACCAGGGCAACCAGGTGGCATTTGGACGTGGTAATCGTGGTTTCATCGTCTTCAACAATGATGACTG GGACCTGGATGTGACCCTGAACACTGGCATGCCCGGTGGCACCTACTGTGATGTCATTTCTGGTCAGAAGGAGGGAAGTGGGTGCACAGGGAAGCAGATCCATGTTGGCGGTGATGGACGCGCCCACTTCAAGATCAGCAACAGAGACGACGACCCCTTTGTTGCTATCCACGCTGACTCCAAGCTGTAA